TCAATACGGACCACGGCCCGGATCCAGACTGGGTCAATACGGACCACGGCCCGGATCCAGACTGGGTCAATACGGACCACGGCCCGGATCCAGACTGGGTCAATACGGACCACGGCCCGGATCCAGACTGGGTCAATACGGACCACGGCCCGGATCCAGACTGGGTCAATACGGACCTCGGTCCGGATCCAGACTGGGTCAATACGGACCTCGGTCCGGATCCAGACTGGGTCAATACGGACCTCGGTCCGGATCCAGACTGGGTCAATACGGACCTCGGTCCGGATCCAGACTGGGTCAATACGGACCACGGTCCAGATCCAGAGCGGGTCAATACGGACCTCGGTCCAGATCCAGAGCGGGTCAATACGGACCTCGGTCCACATCCAGAACGGGTCAATACGGACCACGGAACCCaaatatatacataataatacTTTTTTGGGGTTGGGTTTCGACCCCTGGTATCATATAAACACAGAAGACATGGAAATGTgtaaaattgcaggaaattagctttaaaactgcaacaacaaaaaatgttgcCCCACGTCTCAAAATGTATGCCTCACCACACTCGACACAGTAACTCATCCACTATTGTCTTGATTGATTGTTGACACCTTTTATTGTTGGTTATAATTAGTGATTCAGAACCTATTCCCTGAATATTTTTGGTCAAATAACTTGAGCATAGATTAGGaactttttttcttctaatttggCAAACAGAAACTCGATGGCCTGGGTTGTCCAAAAGAATGGCACCAATTGGCCTATTTCTGGCGCTGTTATAAGCAGTCTCACTTAAACCCTCATAGCCTTCGCCCTGTTTGACTTCAAACCAATtatatgtaaactcagcaaaacgaaacaatttgtaagtcgctctggataagagcgtctgataaatgacttaaatgtaaatgtaaaatgtattgtgTGATATTACATTTAAACCTGCCAACAACAGGGTTGTGAAGATTTTGGGGTTGCAAGTTGGGGGTTTGTTACACCAATAAATTACAATATCCATCTGAACTTTTGGAAATGTGTGTGACTGGACCTTCTCAAATAGTACTGGAGAACCCCTGTAATAGACTGACTGGGAAGGTGATTTTTGAGTCAAAGTCCTGCAATAAGAGCTAAGACATTAATATGTGTTAACTCTTGGTAATTGTATTCTGTGGGTATCACCTGTTTCCTGGGTGCACAATCCAACCAGTTTCATAAGTACATATAAAAATGACCCCAATGCAAATGATGCAGTCCAACATATACACAGTGGGATTTCAAACGTTCTTTTCTCTTTTTTCCCCCAATTTAATCAATTATTGTAATTCATTTTAAATTAAGTAACATTCCAATCATGTTATCATTATCTAACCCAAATATGGAATGATTCCACTATTTTCTATTCGTTCATCACTTTCAATTACCGTAGGTACTTTTACTGTGAGGTtgaaccgcaaattccactattgtggctaatcgtTATTGTAGCAATCTTCACATAGGTAGGGACAAGCGGGGAGGACGGAGACGTTGGCCACgatcagatatagatgtattatgtagaacaaacatgcatCTGATTCTAAGGAATCATGTCAGTTCTATTCAaggcatttctatctgcaacttCCACAGCGTTTTTGTACTGAACATCCCCAGGCGAAACCCACTGAGCTGTATACGAACAATGAAAGCCTTACAATTGAAAACGTGTGGTGGACACCACGCCGTGTGCTCGTAAATGTTTTTTTCTCACGTTCTTCACTCACTCGGTTTGACACAAAACCTTATCCAAACGTTATTTCGATGTTAGTCCGTTTAAACGTTCTATTACATACCTGTAATAATAAAGAGAAACGGTCAGCACAGTTCTGGCGTTTTCTTTATTCTGTAGAATGGTGGGCACCAACCCGGAACTTCCTGTTCCCCCCACTACCACAGCGACATTATTGGACTGATGGACTAACTACTACTAAACCATGTAGAATATAAAAGGGAGATTGATTAGCTAGACAAATAAGCCTTGTTTGTTTTAACTAAGGGGGTGTCTGTTGTAGTGTCTAAGTTTTTCAACTCATTACATATGCATTGTAGATGATCTCTGTGGAAGGCTAGGAAGATCATCAAAAACCTCAGCCACCAGAGACAGGCCTGTTCACCCTGTTACCAtcttggaaagggggatatctagtcagttgtacaactgaatggcTTCAACGGAAATGTGTCATCAGCATTTAACCAaatccctctgaatcagagaggtgtgaggggctgccataatcgacatccacgtcttcggcgcccggggaacagtgggttaacaacAGATAGTTAACTTGTCAGCTCACTCtgaccactcggctacctgccgcccctagcagttggagacagtacaggtgcatcaaagctgggactgagagaatgAAGCcacttctatctccaggccataagactgttaaacagtcatcaccAATTTGATTTAGAGAATATTGGTGACTAGTAAATTGTCTTGACCCAGTGTGTAGAGGTGTCATGACACGTATTGTGTAGATAAATACAGATATATTTGTTGGAATTTCATGAATTAAACAAAGCATTATATTTAGTGTAAAGTTAACACCCCAAAACTATGATGATTCAGTAGATCAATAAAGAGAATGTCAGATTTAGCTTTGTGATGCTCATTTAAACTTCCTGTCTTGCTAAGCTTCAGAAAAGCACTATATATGTCACTTAAAGTATGTTTTTTTGGTAATTCGTTACAAAAAAAGAGAAGGGTTTGGCCAGTACAAATTAATGTACAATCTTTACTTTTCATTGGAAGATACATTAAGCAGGCTTCAATTAAGTTATCCAAACATATGTAAAATTAATAAATAGTCTAGTTTTAAAATACTATTTCATAAACAAAAATAATCCACCCAACCGAATGGTGAAAActgatcacaccatctctatctgatacatgttgtgTCTACCAGCTCATTCCCACAGAAAACTGCAGAGGGAAGCAGCACCACCCAGTCAACCAGCCTCACAGAGGATATTCAACCCTCAGGGCAAATCCAAGGTCATATCAATATCTTTACAGTAGAAGCTATCAAAACGCACCAGAACTGACAAGGTGAATACTGATCAGTAAAGTAGAGGCTAAAATTCTATAACGCTCCCTTTTCTCACAGTGAGAAACAACAGGAATACAATAGAGTATACTATGATTTCTGGAGAATTAAGTGAAGGAATGATTTTAATCTTAGCTAGTCAGAGAACTGATGAGGATTCTCACATGTATGTATATGTTGGTGTCTTTTTAAGTGGCCATGTTGAGAGAAACTCTTCcaacagtcagagcaggagtaaggcttttTTTACAAAGACTAAAACTCCACAGAGCAAAGCAATGCAGACGCCCAGTGGCgaggaaaaacttcctagaattctcccatctccacagaggaactctagagctctgtcagagtgactatcaggttctgctcacctacctgaccaaggcccttctcccctgctTCCTCAGTTTGCCCGGGCTGCCAGCTCAAGCAAgcatcttggtggttccaaacttcttccatttaagaatgatggaggccactgtgttcttggggaccttcaatgctgcagatattttttggtacccttccccagatctgtgcctctataCAATtcagtctcggagctctacggacaattccttcgacatcatggcttggttttagctccaacatgcactgtcagctgtgggaccttacatagacaggtctgtgcctttccaaagcatgtccaatcaattgaatttaccacagctggactccaatcaagttgtagaaacatctcaaggatgatcaatggaaacaggatgcaccagagctcaatttcgagtctcatagcaaagtgtctgaatacttatgttcataaagttgttttttaaagatatattttgaaaaaatatatataaaaacctgttttcactttggcattatggggtgTGTGTCGATTGCAGAGGACattttaatttaatcaattttagaataaggctgtaatgtaacaaaatgtggaaaaagtcaagggtctgaatactttccgaatgcactgtagctaaTTTAGAAAAACGGGATAGTCTTCTTGTCCTCCTTTTTAACATCACAAACAACAATGGAAATCAATAACTATGTCTCTGTTGTCATATGTTTCTTTCTGGTAAGTCTTTCCCATCCTGGAGTCTGAGATCTTGTGGAAATCTGTGGTAGAGAATAATGTATGACAATTTAGACACAACATTATCGTACAATAGTTATCATCATGCTTTCCATAGTTTAGGGCTATAGCTACCTAGGCCTTGACAACTAGTTATTGGGTTATCCAGCTAGCTACAAAAGTGTATACTAACACGAAATATATGTATTACTAACGCAATACTGTTGTTTCCAATTGGGGACTTTTATTGTGAAGGCGAACCGTAAATTCCACTGTTATTtataatccttattgtggctaactTCACACAAAGGTGAGCCCAGCTAGCTAGCGAGTAGCGACCATATCATAGCTATTTGTCAGCTGTAGGTTAGgtaatttagctagctacagtagctaatcAATGTTagaaaactagctagctaatacaaAAACAAACTCAATATACTACATGGAAAGTTTACTCTGTACAATGTGCTATAACTCGTTAGCTAGCTGGCCTAGTTGTTAGGCCTAATATTATCGCCAGCTAACGTTTGCTACCTAGCTAAATGTAGTTAAGTAcgtttgctaacgttagctagctactgttatGCCTCTGCAGTTAGCTAGCCAACACTTGGTGAGCATAATAATAAGGAAATCCCCATCAAAAACCTTCTGTTTAAGCATTAGATGtatttttgcatgggctgcgtctcagTCCACCGCATCCGCTGATGTCTCTCCGTGGCAGAGCTGCGGTGTTGTTTGTCACCAGGAGACACCAACTTCTGTCTGTATCGCCCGAAAAATTCGGCCTACAAGCTGAGACTCATGAACAAACACATTTTTCTCTAGGACGCCCACAAGTGTCTGAATGTAGCAGGTACCAGTAACAAACATATTTTAAGTATATATTGAAGTACTTTAGTTTTTTAAAAAGGTGCAAAATACAGGTAAATGTGTTTTACTGATCTTAATCTCTCAGGTTCAGAAACTTCAATACCAATTTGTCTTTGAAAAGTGTTAGCTATATCATCCCCCACTCATTATCGCAAAGGGTTATCAACTGtcagggtcaattccatttcaattagtCAATTCCACATTTTCCTCATTCAAAAGCGTTGAAGAGAATTGGATGTCAGAATTACAGAATTCAACCTAACAAAAGACTGGGTGATAATTTATGGAGGTCTAATTTATAGTTAGATATAACCTGCTCTTACCATGATTAACAGATTtcccaatcttctcctcctcttcttcatctttaatgttgacattcagctccagtgtttgactgcagtcttccagcttcactgatgccatctctggaccctgcagtgcaaactgggctccactgtcacaatcaggacccagtgactgtaggtttggaGTGTGTAATTTGTCAACTCTGTATAGTATCCCAGTCCTAAATAGAAGTCTGGGATCAACTTCCTCCACTGTGCATGCCACACCCCCTCTCATTGTAATGTACATATGAACACAATTTGAACAATAGCTTCCTAAAATGCTGTGGTGCTGGCTAACACAATAGGAAAGGTTGTGGTAGATGTGGGCCATCACAGGAGAGTTCACAGCTCTTTGACTCTGAACATTCATATCAATGACTCACCCTGAAATGGGTCATCAATACCAGAGTTCTACAATACTATTTACATAATCAACTGGGCATTACAACAGTCTGACCCTCATTATAGTCTTGGGTATATATTGAGCTCTAACAAGGGGTCGTGGAAAAGGTCTTCTGAAATGAATACTGTAGTGGTGTGAGAAAGGAAACACaatcttcctctctggttccattcCCTAATATTAAGTGGTTCGTTGTTGATTTGTGGTGGTAATGCTGTCCCTGGACTTTGGTACCACATAAAACACTTGAAAAATGACAATTTGTTTTAGTTTTATTTAACTTAATAATAAACATGTTTAAGTCCTTTACACTGCAAAACATTAATTTTTTATGCATTGTAGCAAATTGGCTTGTCCCAATGGTGATGTGTAAAGGTGTAGTGACATGTTTTGACTAGATATATATTTTGAATGCCATGAATTGAACAAAAACGTTTTTTGGGTTTAACTATATAGAAAATACAAAAGGTTAAACCAGCACAAATTCATGTAGAATGTTTATTTGTCATAGTCAGATCAATTACCCAAATAAATGTATCAATGACTACTAAAGTAATCAATCTAGTTTTATAAGACAATAATAAACACGGAGTCATTTCACagcctgtgtatcattaaacaCAAGTCATTATGTAGTAAAAAAAGAACCCACCCAAACTAATGTTGAAAActgatcacaccatctctatctgatacatgtatctactaactcattcccacagagaactgatcatcacaccatctctatctgatacctgttgtctactaactcattcccacagagaactgatcatcacatcatctctatctgatacctgttgtctactaactcattcccacagaaaactgatcatcacatcatctctatctgatacctgttgtctactaactcattcccacagagaactgatcatcacatcatctctatctgatacctgttgtctactaactcattcccacagagaactgatcatcacaccatctctatctgatacctgttgtctactaactcattcccacagaaaactgatcatcacaccatctctacctgatacatgttgtctactaactcattcccacagagaactgatcatcacatcatctctatctgatacctgttgtctactaactcattcccacagagaactgatcatcacatcatctctatctgatacctgTTGTCTACTAACTCATTCCCACAGAAAAATGATCATCAcatcatctctatctgatacctgttgtctactaactcattcccacagagaacttcatcacatcatctctatctgatacatgtatctactaactcattcccacagagaactgatcatcacaccatctctatctgatacctgttgtctactaactcattcccacagagaactgatcatcacatcatctctatctgatacctgttgtctactaactcattcccacagagaactgatcatcacaccatctctatctgatacatgtatctactaactcattcccacagagaactgatcatcacaccatctctacctGCAGAGGAAtagctttttattttattatcaTTGTTGAATATTTAAAACATACGATCTATTTGCAGTGAAGCCGCTTGACATCTACATCACATTAGTCATCTGACAGACGCCCATCCAGAGCGATCCACAGATGCAGCAACGGTCAAAGCCCTGAGGGACAACTTGGTGTCAGATCAAAACGTATTATATCTTACAAAAATCCATACCGCTCACTTTAGTATGACACTGGCCTATGAATGTAATATGAGTCGTACAATATAATACGATTTGTAGGATGTTTAAGTATTTTACGaattacaatatgttacaaatatgCAATACGTATGATATTTTACTTATTCCAATTTGATGTTAACATTAATTAACATGCTAAATAGTTGCATGCTAACTTTACATGCTGAGTAcactatataaactcagcaaaaaaagaaacatccctttttcaggacccagtCTTTCAAATATAagtagtaaaaatccaaataacttaacAGATCTTCAttggactgcagatgtggccagggcaataaattacaatgtccgtactgtgagacgcctaagacagcgctacagggagacaggacggacagctgatcatcctcacagtggcagaccacgtgtaacaacacctgcacaggatcgggaatcagaacatcacacctgcagtacaggatggcaacaacagctgcccgagttacaccaggaacgcacaatccctccatcagtgctcagactgtccccaataggctgagagaggctggactgagggcttgtaggcctgttgtaaggcaggtcctcaccagaccggcaacaacgtcgcctatgggcacaaaccaacCTTtgcagacaggactggcaaaaagtgctcttcactgacgagtcacggttttgtctcaccaggggtgatggttggaatcgcatttattgttgaaggaatgagcgttacaccgaggcctgtactctcgagtgggatcgatttggttGAGTGTCCGTCattggtctggggcggtgtgtcacagcatcatcagactgagcttgttgtcattgcaggcgatctcaacgctgtgctttacagggaagacatcatcctccctcatgaggtacccttcctgcaggctcatcctgacatgaccctccagcatgacaatgccaccagacatactgctcgttctgtgcatgatttcctgcaagacaggaatggccaacgaagagcccggatctcaatcccattgagcacgcctgggacctgttggatcggagggtgagggctagggccattccccccagaattgtccgggaacttgcagatgCATGGGTGGAAGagtagggtaacatctcacagcaagaactggtaaatctggtgcagtccatgaggaggagatgcactgcagtacttaaagcagctggtggccacaccagatactgactgttacttttgattttgacccccccccccccctcctttgttcagggacacattattccatttctgttagtcatgtCTGAGGAACGTGTTCTGTTTAtgcctcagttgttgaatcttatgttcatacaaatatttacacacgttaagtttgctgaaaataaacgcactTGACAGTGAGagtacgtttcttttttttgctgagatatctatatatatacaaaagtatgtggacaccccgtCAAATGAGTGGTTtcggccatttcagccacacactTTACTGACcggtgtatacaattgagcacacagccatgcaatctccatagacacattttggcagtagaatggcctgaaGAGCTCAGCAACTTTCAAAGTGGcattgtcataggatgccacctttccaacaagtcagtttgtcaaatttctgcactgctagagctgccccggtcagtggtaggccacacaagcttacagaacgggaccgccaagtgctgaagcgcgtaaaaataatttgtcctcagttgcaacactcactaccaagttccaaactgcctctgtaagcaacgtcaacacaagaactgttcgttaggagcttcacaaaaaaaatgggtttctatggccgagcagccacacacaagactAAAATCACCAagatgtgcaatgccaagcgtcagctggagtggtgtaacgcTATTGGactttctggagtgatgaatcacacctCATCTGGAAgtctgatggacaaatctgggtttggtggatgctagGCGAACGATACCTGCcgcaatgcatagtgccaactgtaaagtgtgGTGGAGATATAATGGTcaagggctgtttttcatggttcggattagtccccttagttccagtgaagggaaatcttaatgctacagcatacaatgacattctagatgattctgtgcttccaactttgtggtaacagtttgggaaggccctttcctgtttccgcATGACAGTTTCCCtctgcacaaagcaaggtccatacaaaaatggtttattgagatcggtgtggaagaacttgactggcctgcacagagccctgacctcaaccccatcgaacacctttgggatgaattggaacgctgacttcGAGCCGAATGAAagaaagtccccacagcaatgttccagcatctactggaaagtcttcccagaagagtggaagctgttatagcagcagaggGCGgaggaccaagtccatattaatgcccatgattttgtaatgagatgttcgacgagcaggtgtccacatactcctggccatgtagtgtagttgcaaagttgcttaTTAGCTAAAATGCAAAAGTTGTCTatgatgagattcgaacatgAAACCTTTGGGTTGCAATACGTTCATGTTATATGCAGACCCATCTATACACCCGACcaaccaaccaccctccttttgtttttgccttaaaaGGAAAATGTTTAAACTTCATATTCAAtattcatctccagcaccaccccctcTGCACAGTTGTCAATGAGAAACAATAGGATTACAATTGAGTGTTCTTCTTAATGTTATCAAATTCACTGTTAACAATTCCTTTATGAGATGAGAATGAAGCGATGGAGTGACTAATCTTAACTGGACTGAGACAACTGATGAGGCTTCTTGCCTTTATGTATACGTTGATGTGTTTTTAAGGTAGCCAATTgggagaaactcttcccacagtcagagcaggagtaaggcttctctcctgtgtgtcttcTTTGATGAATTTTTAGCTcagttgatgttgtgaagcacttcccacagtcagagcaggagtaaggcttctctcctttaTGTATACGTTGGTGTATTTTTAAGCTGCCCTGTTgggagaaactcttcccacagtcagagcaggagtaaggcttctctcctgtgtgtcctctttgatgaacttttagctcagttgatgttgtgaagcacttcccacagtcagagcaggagtaaggcttctctcctttaTGTATGCGTTGGTGACATTTTAAGTTGCTCTGTTGGGAGAAAcccttcccacagtcagagcaggagtaaggcttctctcctgtgtgtattcgctGGTGACATATTAAGTGGATCTGTTGAGAGAAAcccttcccacagtcagagcagtagtAAGGCTTATCTCCTGTGTGTGTACGTTGGTGTGTTTTAAAATTGCTCTGTTGAGAGAAACTCTCCCCACAATCAGAGCAGTagtaaggtttctctcca
The sequence above is a segment of the Oncorhynchus gorbuscha isolate QuinsamMale2020 ecotype Even-year unplaced genomic scaffold, OgorEven_v1.0 Un_scaffold_1187, whole genome shotgun sequence genome. Coding sequences within it:
- the LOC124021730 gene encoding zinc finger protein OZF-like isoform X4: MTSVKLEDCSQTLELNVNIKDEDEEEKVGTSVSDGDHVETFSTSREQQQEGHRAKRSHPCPHCEEIFPFLSKLKIHLKIHTGDNLYSCTDCGKSLKTSQALTVHQRVHTGEKPYSCSDCGERFSHQSNLKTHQRIHTGEKPYNCSDCGKCFTTSTGLTVHQRTHTGEKPYFCSDCGRSFITSRTLTVHQKMHTGEKPYYCSDCGESFSQQSNFKTHQRTHTGDKPYYCSDCGKGFSQQIHLICHQRIHTGEKPYSCSDCGKGFSQQSNLKCHQRIHKGEKPYSCSDCGKCFTTSTELKVHQRGHTGEKPYSCSDCGKSFSQQGSLKIHQRIHKGEKPYSCSDCGKCFTTSTELKIHQRRHTGEKPYSCSDCGKSFSQLATLKTHQRIHKGKKPHQLSQSS